A region from the Mycobacterium heidelbergense genome encodes:
- a CDS encoding MarR family winged helix-turn-helix transcriptional regulator yields MSATQRRRVAAGAGPSAGQIDAVLRASRALVGIAAGSIAEVDGDVTVPQLRVLVMVATEGPLNLAAVAAGLGVNASNASRICDRLIRAGLLDRRDLPDDRRHIRLSLTDAGSRLVNKMMKHRRTAIARVLRDMAPDDRELLATALDRFATAAGEPLGDDAVMLIWPGGR; encoded by the coding sequence ATGAGCGCCACACAACGCCGTCGCGTAGCTGCCGGTGCGGGGCCCTCGGCCGGCCAGATCGACGCCGTGCTGCGGGCATCGCGGGCACTCGTAGGTATTGCCGCCGGATCGATCGCTGAGGTGGACGGAGACGTGACCGTGCCGCAATTGCGGGTCCTGGTCATGGTGGCGACGGAGGGTCCGCTGAACCTGGCGGCGGTGGCCGCCGGTCTAGGTGTCAATGCGTCGAATGCCAGCCGCATCTGTGATCGCCTGATTCGGGCTGGTTTGCTTGACCGCCGGGACTTACCGGACGACCGGCGCCACATCAGGTTGAGTCTCACCGACGCGGGGAGCCGGCTGGTCAACAAGATGATGAAACATCGGCGCACCGCGATCGCCCGGGTGCTGCGTGACATGGCCCCCGACGATCGCGAACTGCTGGCGACGGCCCTCGACCGATTTGCGACGGCGGCAGGTGAGCCACTCGGCGACGACGCGGTCATGCTGATCTGGCCTGGCGGTCGATAG
- a CDS encoding DUF732 domain-containing protein, whose product MASSTAIVAPVYAAPSTPGKEVAYLRTLERFGLHLSHDDTFAQGVAVCLVSEESGRTRTDVIAQVMGMHPEWNRIDAQHFVGAAEERYCPDKLSPGAHYPVCSPDETSAAPFRTADLREGGPRP is encoded by the coding sequence GTGGCTTCATCAACCGCGATCGTCGCGCCGGTGTATGCCGCTCCAAGCACTCCCGGCAAGGAGGTCGCTTATCTGCGCACACTGGAACGCTTCGGGCTCCACCTAAGTCATGATGACACTTTCGCCCAGGGAGTGGCCGTTTGTCTGGTCTCCGAGGAGTCCGGGCGGACTCGCACCGACGTCATCGCGCAGGTCATGGGGATGCATCCCGAATGGAATCGGATCGACGCCCAGCACTTCGTCGGTGCCGCCGAGGAACGGTACTGCCCCGACAAGCTGTCGCCCGGTGCGCACTATCCCGTTTGCAGCCCGGATGAGACGTCGGCCGCCCCCTTCCGGACCGCGGATCTTCGTGAGGGCGGCCCACGGCCATGA
- a CDS encoding PPE family protein: MDFGALPPEINSGRMYSGPGSGPMVAAATAWDALASELSSAAAGFGSVIAELTGGQWLGPASVSMVRAAAPYLAWLHDTAAQADQAAAQAKLAAAAYELAFVMTVPPPVIATNRSLLMALVATNFFGQNTPAIAMTEAHYTEMWIQDAAAMYGYAGSSATASRLTPFTRPQSAAASSDPPSASTALSVGLSATKFVNAAVSSSSAATSGHGIFIADERLAFQAARDLDSPPGPGGVLASAAPFRLGGPDISAAMGRASPVGSLSAPPSWAAAAPEIRPVALASPDSGGGVAAASGDAPAVPGNAFSQTVLGTLSRNGFDARHPKSRPIIVRSPAAG, from the coding sequence CTGGATTTCGGAGCGTTACCCCCGGAGATCAATTCGGGCAGAATGTATTCCGGCCCCGGGTCGGGACCAATGGTGGCGGCCGCGACGGCCTGGGACGCGCTGGCTTCAGAGCTGTCTTCGGCCGCCGCAGGGTTCGGGTCCGTGATCGCGGAACTGACTGGCGGCCAATGGCTCGGTCCGGCATCGGTGTCGATGGTGAGGGCGGCGGCGCCGTATCTGGCGTGGCTACACGACACTGCGGCCCAGGCCGACCAGGCGGCCGCGCAGGCCAAGTTAGCCGCGGCGGCCTATGAGCTCGCGTTCGTGATGACGGTGCCGCCGCCGGTGATCGCCACTAACCGCAGTCTGTTGATGGCGTTGGTCGCGACGAACTTCTTCGGGCAGAACACTCCGGCGATCGCGATGACCGAGGCGCACTACACCGAGATGTGGATCCAGGACGCCGCCGCGATGTACGGATACGCCGGATCCTCGGCCACCGCAAGCAGGTTGACCCCATTCACCCGGCCACAGTCCGCCGCCGCATCGTCGGACCCGCCGTCGGCTTCGACCGCGCTGAGCGTTGGGCTGTCGGCCACGAAGTTTGTCAACGCGGCCGTTTCAAGCAGCAGCGCCGCGACGTCGGGGCATGGCATCTTCATCGCCGATGAGCGGCTCGCGTTTCAGGCCGCACGAGATCTGGACTCGCCGCCCGGGCCCGGCGGGGTTCTCGCGTCGGCGGCGCCCTTCCGGCTGGGCGGGCCAGACATCTCAGCGGCGATGGGCCGAGCTTCGCCGGTCGGATCGTTGTCAGCCCCACCCAGCTGGGCCGCCGCCGCTCCGGAAATCCGGCCGGTCGCGCTGGCATCACCCGATTCCGGAGGCGGCGTCGCCGCCGCCTCCGGTGATGCCCCGGCGGTCCCGGGTAACGCATTTAGCCAGACGGTCCTAGGAACCCTTTCCCGGAACGGTTTCGACGCGCGTCATCCGAAGAGTCGTCCAATCATTGTGCGTTCGCCGGCGGCCGGATAG